The Sinomonas sp. P10A9 genome contains the following window.
GTCGGTGCCACGGCGCACTACGTGAACGCAGAGCTCGACGAGGGGCCGATCATCGCCCAGCAGGTCATCGAGGTGGACCACACCCACTCGCCCGAGGACCTCGTCGCGGTGGGCCGCGACGCCGAAACGAAGGCGCTCTCCAACGCGGTTCGCTGGCACTGCGAGGGCCGCGTGATCCTCAACGGCAACCGCACGGTGGTGCTGCGGTAGCAGGCCACCGTCTGACGCCATCCGCCCCCGTCAGAGGGTCACCTCCTGAACATCAGGAGGTGACCCTCTGACGTTTCCTGCCCTCGGAGGCTCCCGAGCGGCGGCGTCCTGGCCTCCGCGTGTGCATTCCCGCGTACGCCCCTCCCACCACGAGCAGGCCGCCGAGGAAGAGCGTCGGCGTGAGCGGCTCCGCATCCAGGAGCGAGGACAGGATGACGGAGGGGATGGGGATGAGCAGGAACTGGTAGGTCGTCGCAGAGGCGCTCCATCGCCTCAGCACGAATAGGAAGGCCGCGAAGATGATGACGGTCGAGACGATGAGGAAGCCCACCGCCACGAGCGTGGTGCCCTGGGTGGGCAGCGCCCACCGTTCACCCGATGCGGCAGAGGCGAGGGCCAGCAGAAGGGCCCCCACCCCCATGCCGATTGCGTTGAGCGAGGCCGCCGGCGCCCGGGGGAACCGTTTGACAGCTACGGCGCCGCCCGCGATGGACACCGCCGCGGCGACCATCGCCGCCATGCCGACGAGGGACGACGCGGACAGCATGCTCGTGCCGATCCCACTGATGACGGCAATGCCGAGGATGGCGACGAGGGTTCCCCCCAGACGTCTCCAGCGGAACACCTCGATCCTGAAGGCCGCCGCGAGGAGGATCGTGGCGAGCGGAGCGGCCGCCAGCACGATCTGGGCAAGCCCGGCGTGCACGGTGCGGAGTCCCTCGTAGATGAACCCGTAGGCGAGCCCGAAGTTCAGCACGCCGTAGAGCAGGGCCCCGACGAGCTGCCGTCCGCGCGGGAAGGCCGTGCGCTGGGCCGCCATGACCGCCCCGAAGACGAGCGCCGCGAGCGCGAAGCGCAATGCCGCCCCGAACAGGGGGTCGAGTTCGCGGTTGCTGTAGCGGATTGCGACAGCATTCCCGCCCGTGACGATGAGGGCGCCGACGAAGACCAGAACGGTCAGGGCGTTCTTGCCTCCGGCAGTGCTCACTCCATCTCCGGAAGCGTTCATGCCATCAGTGTGCGCGCCCGGTGCCTTCCGGACCATCGCGTGATCGCGCTATCCGACGCGGGCCCACCGCCCTTGCTTGCCCGCAGCGCTATTCCGCGGCGTTCTATTCCGCGGCGCGCGTGGTGCCGCTGCCCCCCACCCAGTCCTCGGTCACCGCAGGGGGGAAGTCCACCGTCTGGAGCGTCTCGACGACGGCGGAGACCTCGGGATGCGTCTTGGTGAGCCGGGCGCGGAGGAGAGCAATGACCGAGATGAGGAACCACGCGATGTTCGTCACCACAGAGGGCCACGCGCCGTGGTAGGCGCCGTTGACCATGAAGGCGCACGAACCCAGGAGGTTCGCCGTCTGGAATCGGCGGCCCGGCCGCAGCCAGCCCATGGAGACAGACAGGTACGCCACCAGGACTGCGACCGCTCCGGCCCATCCGGTGACTTCAATCGGCACGTCCACGGGCGCTCCCTTCAGATGTCTGCATTGCTTGCGGGCTGCGGGACGGCGTGGCCGTCGGCCGCGGCGCCTGCGCCAGATGGAGGCGCCAGGGGACGGGTGGGA
Protein-coding sequences here:
- a CDS encoding CBU_0592 family membrane protein; this encodes MDVPIEVTGWAGAVAVLVAYLSVSMGWLRPGRRFQTANLLGSCAFMVNGAYHGAWPSVVTNIAWFLISVIALLRARLTKTHPEVSAVVETLQTVDFPPAVTEDWVGGSGTTRAAE
- a CDS encoding DMT family transporter, which translates into the protein MNASGDGVSTAGGKNALTVLVFVGALIVTGGNAVAIRYSNRELDPLFGAALRFALAALVFGAVMAAQRTAFPRGRQLVGALLYGVLNFGLAYGFIYEGLRTVHAGLAQIVLAAAPLATILLAAAFRIEVFRWRRLGGTLVAILGIAVISGIGTSMLSASSLVGMAAMVAAAVSIAGGAVAVKRFPRAPAASLNAIGMGVGALLLALASAASGERWALPTQGTTLVAVGFLIVSTVIIFAAFLFVLRRWSASATTYQFLLIPIPSVILSSLLDAEPLTPTLFLGGLLVVGGAYAGMHTRRPGRRRSGASEGRKRQRVTS